A part of Cannabis sativa cultivar Pink pepper isolate KNU-18-1 chromosome 6, ASM2916894v1, whole genome shotgun sequence genomic DNA contains:
- the LOC115695828 gene encoding epimerase family protein SDR39U1 homolog, chloroplastic isoform X1 has translation MEFHRATALSWTHTTISTTLHIPQPLLRFETKRLRICCATDQTKENKMIVSITGATGFIGKRLVQRLQADNHTVRVLTRSRTKAESIFPAREFPGIRIAEEVEWKDCIQGSDGVVNLAGLPISTRWSSEVKKEIKTSRIGVTSKIVELINRLPDGVRPTVLVSATAVGYYGTSETQVFDENSPSGNDYLAEVCREWEGTALKVNKDVRLALIRIGVVLGKDGGALAKMIPLFKMFAGGPLGTGNQWFSWIHLDDIVNLIYEALTNPSYKGVINGTAPNPVRLSEMCSHLGNAMGRPSWLPVPDFALKAVLGEGAAVVLEGQRVVPTKAKELGFNFKYSYVKEALKAILS, from the exons ATGGAGTTCCACAGAGCCACTGCTTTGTCATGGACTCACACAACAATCTCTACCACTCTTCACATTCCTCAACCCCTTCTG agGTTTGAGACCAAGAGACTCAGAATTTGTTGTGCCACTGATCAAACCAAG GAAAATAAGATGATTGTATCAATTACAGGAGCTACAGGATTTATAGGTAAAAGATTGGTCCAAAGGCTTCAAGCAG ATAATCATACTGTTCGCGTCTTGACACGATCTAGAACTAAAGCTGAGTCAATTTTTCCGG CAAGGGAGTTTCCTGGTATAAGGATTGCAGAGGAGGTAGAGTGGAAAGACTGCATTCAAGGTTCAGATGGTGTTGTAAACTTGGCTGGATTGCCCATAAGTACAAGATGGTCTTCTGAA GTAAAGAAGGAGATCAAGACGAGCAGGATTGGCGTTACATCAAAA ATTGTAGAATTGATAAACCGTTTACCAGATGGAGTTCGGCCTACAGTTTTGGTTAGTGCCACGGCTGTTGGTTACTATG GCACTAGTGAAACACAGGTATTTGATGAAAATAGCCCATCAGGAAATGATTACTTGGCTGAG GTTTGTAGAGAATGGGAAGGAACTGCTCTCAAAGTAAACAAGGATGTTAGGTTAGCTCTAATTCGAATCGGTGTTGTTCTTGGGAAAGATGGCGGTGCTTTAG CTAAAATGATCCCTCTATTCAAGATGTTTGCCGGCGGACCTTTAGGCACCGGAAACCAATG GTTTTCATGGATTCATCTAGATGACATAGTGAACCTAATTTATGAAGCTCTAACCAATCCATCCTATAAAG GAGTGATAAACGGAACAGCACCGAATCCTGTTCGCCTATCCGAAATGTGTAGTCATCTGGGGAATGCAATGGGCAGACCTTCATGGCTGCCAGTTCCCGACTTTGCGCTCAAAGCAGTCCTCGGGGAAGGCGCTGCTGTG GTTCTTGAAGGACAAAGGGTGGTTCCAACTAAAGCCAAGGAGTTGGGATTCAACTTCAAGTACTCATATGTAAAAGAAGCACTAAAAGCCATTCTTTCatga
- the LOC115725516 gene encoding uncharacterized protein LOC115725516 produces MYFDGYGYHGTSFEQTYRCYSASFIEKPQLESGDKIIMPPSALDRLASLHIDYPMLFKLQNDSANKVSHCGVLEFIAEEGMIYMPYWMMQNMLLGEGDFVRVKNVTLLKGTYVKLQPHTKDFLDISNPKAILETTLRNFSCLSTGDSIMVAYNNKKYYINIIETKPADAISIIETDCEVDFAPPLDYVEPERPVQHVPINKASAQAEEAPVEEEPKFNPFTGSGRRLDGKPLKTQPAPASSSGSKDKHPVVAHGKAQPSTGSSSQATARQSQGKLVFGPNRTPSQKEAPKETKKPEAEKKEEPKFQPFTGKKYSLRG; encoded by the exons ATG TATTTCGATGGATATGGGTATCATGGAACCTCATTTGAGCAGACATATCGATGTTACTctgcatcatttattgaaaag CCACAACTTGAGAGTGGGGATAAAA TTATAATGCCTCCCTCAGCCCTTGACCGTCTTG CGTCTCTACATATTGATTATCCTATGCTGTTTAAGCTTCAGAATGACTCTGCAAATAAAGTCTCACACTGTGGTGTCTTGGAGTTTATTGCTGAGGAAGGCATGATATATATGCCTTATTGG ATGATGCAAAATATGCTCTTAGGAGAGGGAGACTTTGTGCGTGTGAAGAATGTGACTCTTCTGAAGGGGACATATGTTAAATTGCAACCCCATACGAAGGACTTTTTGGACATTTCTAACCCTAAAGCTAT TTTAGAGACGACACTGAGAAATTTCTCCTGTTTATCGACTGGCGATAGTATTATGGTTGCTTATAACAACAAGAAGTATTACATAAATATAATAGAAACAAAGCCAGCTGACGCTATAAGTATAATTGAGACGGACTGTGAAGTGGACTTTGCCCCACCGTTGGACTACGTTGAACCTGAAAGGCCTGTTCAACATGTTCCTATAAACAAGGCATCTGCTCAAG CTGAAGAGGCCCCTGTTGAAGAAGAACCTAAGTTTAACCCTTTTACCGGGTCAGGTAGGCGCTTGGACGGGAAACCTTTGAAGACTCAACCTGCACCGGCTTCTTCTTCAGGGTCAAAAGACAAGCATCCTGTTGTTGCCCATGGTAAGGCACAACCTTCCACAGGGTCTAGTTCTCAAGCTACTGCTCGTCAATCTCAAGGAAAGCTTGTTTTTGGACCGAATCGTACACCTTCACAGAag GAAGCTCCCAAGGAAACGAAAAAACCAGAGGcggagaagaaagaagagcctAAATTCCAGCCTTTTACAGGGAAGAAGTACTCATTAAGGGGCTAA
- the LOC115695828 gene encoding epimerase family protein SDR39U1 homolog, chloroplastic isoform X2, with protein MENKMIVSITGATGFIGKRLVQRLQADNHTVRVLTRSRTKAESIFPAREFPGIRIAEEVEWKDCIQGSDGVVNLAGLPISTRWSSEVKKEIKTSRIGVTSKIVELINRLPDGVRPTVLVSATAVGYYGTSETQVFDENSPSGNDYLAEVCREWEGTALKVNKDVRLALIRIGVVLGKDGGALAKMIPLFKMFAGGPLGTGNQWFSWIHLDDIVNLIYEALTNPSYKGVINGTAPNPVRLSEMCSHLGNAMGRPSWLPVPDFALKAVLGEGAAVVLEGQRVVPTKAKELGFNFKYSYVKEALKAILS; from the exons ATG GAAAATAAGATGATTGTATCAATTACAGGAGCTACAGGATTTATAGGTAAAAGATTGGTCCAAAGGCTTCAAGCAG ATAATCATACTGTTCGCGTCTTGACACGATCTAGAACTAAAGCTGAGTCAATTTTTCCGG CAAGGGAGTTTCCTGGTATAAGGATTGCAGAGGAGGTAGAGTGGAAAGACTGCATTCAAGGTTCAGATGGTGTTGTAAACTTGGCTGGATTGCCCATAAGTACAAGATGGTCTTCTGAA GTAAAGAAGGAGATCAAGACGAGCAGGATTGGCGTTACATCAAAA ATTGTAGAATTGATAAACCGTTTACCAGATGGAGTTCGGCCTACAGTTTTGGTTAGTGCCACGGCTGTTGGTTACTATG GCACTAGTGAAACACAGGTATTTGATGAAAATAGCCCATCAGGAAATGATTACTTGGCTGAG GTTTGTAGAGAATGGGAAGGAACTGCTCTCAAAGTAAACAAGGATGTTAGGTTAGCTCTAATTCGAATCGGTGTTGTTCTTGGGAAAGATGGCGGTGCTTTAG CTAAAATGATCCCTCTATTCAAGATGTTTGCCGGCGGACCTTTAGGCACCGGAAACCAATG GTTTTCATGGATTCATCTAGATGACATAGTGAACCTAATTTATGAAGCTCTAACCAATCCATCCTATAAAG GAGTGATAAACGGAACAGCACCGAATCCTGTTCGCCTATCCGAAATGTGTAGTCATCTGGGGAATGCAATGGGCAGACCTTCATGGCTGCCAGTTCCCGACTTTGCGCTCAAAGCAGTCCTCGGGGAAGGCGCTGCTGTG GTTCTTGAAGGACAAAGGGTGGTTCCAACTAAAGCCAAGGAGTTGGGATTCAACTTCAAGTACTCATATGTAAAAGAAGCACTAAAAGCCATTCTTTCatga
- the LOC115724553 gene encoding BURP domain protein USPL1, whose translation MKTNKGITITLSSLLLHASLFILCVEHGSGRKTIIGTKKSIIINSSSKGHHMTMDDPSLKVFFTPKDLKIQNTFPIYFPAKNLSHSPRFLTREESDSIPFSSSKLPFLLDFFSFPKESPQAKAIEYTLKQCELEPIQGETRFCVSTLESMLDFTSNLFGPGVRFRVLTTTPLKNTSTQLQNYTISGEPKEVFAPIMLGCHTMPYPYAVFYCHSPGKESENKVFQVSLLGANGERVEAVAICHMDTSRWDRDHLSFRVLGIEPRSSPVCHFFPWDNLVWVPLTSST comes from the exons atgaaaacAAATAAGGGAATTACAATAACACTTTCAAGCCTCTTATTGCATGCTTCACTTTTTATATTG TGTGTAGAGCATGGAAGTGGCAGAAAAACAATAATTGGAACAAAGAAAAGCATCATCATCAATTCATCCTCTAAAGGGCATCACATGACAATGGATGACCCTTCACTCAAAGTGTTCTTCACACCAAAGGACCTCAAAATTCAAAATACGTTTCCCATATACTTCCCTGCCAAAAACCTCTCCCATTCCCCTCGGTTCCTCACCCGAGAGGAATCGGATTCCATTCCTTTCTCTTCATCCAAACTTCCTTTTCTCCTCGATTTTTTCTCATTCCCCAAAGAATCACCTCAAGCTAAGGCCATAGAGTACACCCTCAAGCAATGTGAGCTAGAACCTATCCAAGGGGAGACTAGATTCTGTGTCAGCACCTTAGAATCCATGCTAGACTTTACATCGAATCTCTTTGGGCCCGGTGTTAGATTTCGGGTTTTGACTACAACCCCTTTGAAAAATACTAGCACGCAGTTGCAAAACTACACCATTTCAGGAGAACCTAAAGAGGTTTTCGCTCCCATAATGCTCGGGTGCCATACAATGCCTTATCCTTACGCGGTTTTCTATTGCCATAGCCCGGGGAAGGAGAGCGAAAACAAGGTGTTTCAAGTGTCACTTTTGGGAGCCAATGGCGAGAGGGTGGAAGCGGTTGCCATTTGCCATATGGATACTTCACGGTGGGATCGCGATCACTTGTCGTTTCGAGTGCTCGGGATTGAGCCAAGGAGTTCCCCTGTTTGCCATTTCTTTCCATGGGATAATTTAGTTTGGGTTCCTTTGACATCTAGTACTTAA
- the LOC115695821 gene encoding uncharacterized protein LOC115695821 yields MLGISYGELFLLIGATAALVGPKDLPIIARTLGRFAGRSIGYVQLARGQFENVMHQSQARQVHKELQETMSQLEAIRHEIRSISFMNPSPLTRNLMDNALDPNNHVNPGENLVEKIVEEQKPIVKDNSFKTSTSVDLHSQATSFAKLAESEAVKNISLKGNLEKVKFDDEVGLFAILPVSAESAGLLPNRKENIIKGSDIMLEAELEAEVAHNAKDFFSQPQNQLP; encoded by the exons ATGCTGGGAATTTCTTACGGAGAGCTCTTCCTATTGATTGGAGCCACCGCTGCACTTGTTG GGCCAAAGGATCTTCCAATTATTGCCAGAACTCTTGGGAGATTTGCGGGTCGTTCAATTGGATATGTACAATTAGCTCGTGGGCAATTCGAAAATGTCATGCACCAGTCCCAAGCTCGCCAG GTTCACAAAGAGCTTCAAGAAACAATGTCTCAACTTGAGGCGATTCGCCATGAAATTCGAAGCATATCTTTTATGAATCCTAGTCCTTTGACTCGGAATTTGATGGACAATGCACTTGATCCCAATAATCATGTTAATCCTG gtgagaatTTGGTTGAGAAGATTGTGGAAGAGCAGAAGCCAATAGTGAAG GATAATAGTTTCAAAACCTCAACTTCAGTTGATTTGCATTCTCAAGCTACTTCCTTTGCGAAATTGGCCGAATCTGAAGCTGTTAAGAACATTTCTTTAAAAGGGAATTTAGAGAAAGTGAAGTTTGATGATGAGGTTGgtctttttgcaattttgcctgTTTCAGCTGAGTCTGCTGGTTTGCTTCCGAATCGAAAGG AGAATATTATAAAAGGATCGGACATAATGTTGGAAGCAGAACTTGAAGCAGAAGTTGCTCATAATGCCAAAGACTTCTTTTCCCAGCCACAAAATCAACTACCCTAA